TGTACACCTACGAGAGGCTGGGTGTTGTCCACTACATCCTGTACCTGTGGCAGGTGCGCTGGACCGGGGGAGGGGGGCGTGTGAACCTCAAGTCCAAGGGCTGGGTTGTGAGACTGGGACATGAGCGCTGCACCGGGTCATCACCTCCCCTGCCTGCAGGGCCACCAGGCCACCGCAGCTGACATCCGGGCCCTGACCCACAATgctgaggagctggagctggtgtACCAGGGAGCGCTGGTGCAGGTGCACGTGACCATGGGCAGCGAGCCCCCCCACTTCCTCGCCATGTTCCGGGGCCGGCTGGTGATCTTCCAGGTAGGGCCCACCTCGCTCCAGTGGCAGCAGCTTTCAAAGCCCCttcccaggctggggccagctcACCATCCCCCAGGCTCTCCTGGGGTTTGACCCCGGTCCAAGAGCTCCAAGGGTGCTGCCCACCTAAGAGCCAGGCCCAAAGCAGGAGCACAGGTAGGAAGCCGAGTCAGcaggggagccaggggccaggtgcttctcccactCCACCTTCGGGACCCCAGGGGTGGGCTGAGGACTCGTTTAGTAAAGCCTGCTTCTCCTTGAACCGTCGGCTCCCCTTGCCCACGAGGGTGCAGCGGAGCAGTGGCTCCCAGCCTGGTCCCTGAGCCGCCAGGCAGTCTGAGCCCACGGGAGCGGGGAGGTGGCCCCCGGAGGCCTTGCCgcagcctgaggcccagcctCTTGCAGGggagcgctggccacggcggcaaGGAGCAGCCGGCACCCACCCCCAGGCTGTTCCACGTGCAGGGCACTGAGCCGCACAACACCCGCACCATGGAGGTGCCAGCCCGGGCCTCGGCCCTCAGCTCCAGCGACGTCTTCCTGCTGCTCACAGCCACTGCGTGCTACCTCTGGTTTGGGAAGGTACGGGCTGCGCTGACCTGACCCTTGCCTGGGCCAGGGATGCGCCCCCCGGACAGGGGCACACAGGCTTCAAGCAGCCAATGGGGGCgaggggggggaagggaggggaggcccCGGGAAGCCaccaagcagcaggtgcagcaggtggacCTGAGGGTGCACGGGTCAGAGCCCGCTGCCTGGGCTGGAGCCGTGGCCATCCCACGTCCCACCTGAGAGGGCGGGGCCTCTGGACCCAGGGAAGGGCTCAGGCCCTGTGACGCTGATCAGGCCtgcagggcaaggaggggaggccCCTCCTGCGAGCGGAGACCCTGCAGCCTGCGGGCCCTGATCCAGCCCTGTGCCCGCCAGGGCTGCAGCGGCGACCAGCGGGAGATGGCCCGCACAGTGGCCACGGTCATCTCGCAGAAGAGCGAGGAAGTGACGGTGGAGGGTCAGGAGCCTCCCCACTtctgggaggccctgggaggccgGGCCCCCTACCCCAGCAACAAGAGGTAAAGGGggtgaggcagggctggggctggaacccggGGCTGcgtcccaccccccaccccccgccccgccgtCCCCTGGACTTGAAGCTGGAGGCAGCGGGAGCTGGGCCgtggcgccctctgctggctgaATCAGCTCCCAGGGTTGCTGTGACCCCTGCTGGCCTCAGTGTGTCTGTGGGTCCTGGGCTATGCACTGCTCGcccccaggtccttggcccctttCCAGCCTCGCCTCCCTCCTGCCGGGCCCAGAGCGCCTCCTTTCCCGGGGACCGCAggcctccagccccgcccactCCTGGGAGCTGCAGCACCGCAGGCTGGGCCACACAGGCTCCTGTCCACTCTGTGCACTGCCAGCCAGAAGGGGAGCCCGGGGCCCAGGGTGCTCCTGGAGCGAGTGGGGGCTGGGCGCGGGCGCAGGGTGCGTCCCCGGCCCTGGGGTGGCTCAGGCTGCCCCGCAGGCTCCCGGAGGCAGCGTCCGgcttccagccccggctgtttgAGTGCCGCAGCCCGACGGGCCGCCTGGTCCTCTCCGAGGTGGCGTCCTTCAGCCAGGAGGACCTGGACGAGCACGACGTCCTGCTACTGGACACCTGGCAGGAGGTGAGGCGGGTGGGCACCGGGCACGCCTGCACCGAGACCCGGGCTGGGCACGGGCAGGCTGTGGTGGCAGAGCGTGGGGGTGTGTCACTGTGGCAGAGGGAGGCTGTGTGGGGACACGTGTGGCTGTGAGACGTCTGGGGTGGGCGGCGTGTGACTGAGCGTCGCTGTGACAGAAGGGAGGCTGTGTGGGGACACGTGTGGCTGTGAGACGTCTGGGGTGGGCGGCGTGTGACTGAGCGTCGCTGTGACAGAAGGGAGGCTGTGTGGGGACACGTGTGGCTGTGAGACGTCTGGGGTGGGCGGCGTGTGACTGAGTGTCACTGTGACAGAAGGGAGGCTGTGTGGGGACACGTGTGGCTGTGAGACGTCTGGGGTGGGCGGCGTGTGACTGAGCGTCGCTGTGGCAGAAGGGAGGCTGTGTGGGGACACGTGTGGCTGTGAGACGTCTGGGGTGGGCGGCGTGTGACTGCGCGTCGCTGTGACAGAAGGGAGGCTGTGTGGCCACACGTGTGGCTGTGAGACGTCTGGGGTGGGCGGCGTGTGACTGAGCGTCGCTGTGACAGAAGGGAGGCTGTGTGGGGACACGTGTGGCTGTGAGACGTCTGGGGTGGGCGGCGTGTGACTGCGCGTCGCTGTGGCAGAAGGGAGGCTGTGTGGGGGACACGTGTGGCTGTGAGACGTCTGGGGTGGGCGGCGTGTGACTGAGCGTCGCTGTGGCAGAAGGGAGGCTGCGTGGGGACACGTGTGGCTGTGAGACGTCTGGGGTGGGCGGCGTGTGACTGAGGGTCGCTGTGACAGAAGGGAGGCTGTGTGGGGACACGTGTGGCTGTGAGACGTCTGGGGTGGGCGGTGTGTGACTGAGCGTCGCTGTGACAGAAGGGAGGCTGTGTGGGGACACGTGTGGCTGTGAGACGTCTGGGGTGGGCGGCGTGTGACTGAGGGTCGCTGTGACAGAAGGGAGGCTGCGTGGGGACACGTGTGGCTGTGAGACGTCTGGGGTGGGCGGCGTGTGACTGAGCGTCACTGTGGCAGAGGGAGGCTGTGTGGGGACACGTGTGGCTGTGAGACGTCTGGGGTGGGCGGCGTGTGACTGAGCGTCACTGTGGCAGAGGGAGGCTGTGTGGGGACACGTGTGGCTGTGAGACGTCTGGGGTGGGCGGCGTGTGACTGAGCGTCGCTGTGACAGAAGGGAGGCTGCGTGGGGACACGTGTGGCTGTGAGACGTCTGGGGTGGGCGGCGTGTGACTGCGCGTCGCTGTGGCAGAAGGGAGGCTGCGTGGGGACACGTGTGGCTGTGAGACGTCTGGGGTGGGCGGCGTGTGACTGAGCGTCGCTGTGACAGAAGGGAGGCTGTGTGGGGACACGTGTGGCTGTGAGGTGTCTGGGGTGGGCGGCGTGTGACTGCGCGTCGCTGTGACAGAAGGGAGGCTGTGTGGGGACACGTGTGGCTGTGAGACGTCTGGGGTGGGCGGCGTGTGACTGCGGGAGGCTGAGCAGGTGGCAGCGCTGAGCGAGTGACCAAGAGGGctgaccactgtgtgtgtgtgtgtccggcTATCCTGGGGACTGTGGGGACAGCCGCAGCAGTTAGAGCTGGTGAGGCTGAGGGACTGGGTGGCTGTACTTGTGCGGCTGCCAGCGGTGGTGCCACACTCCCGCTAGGTATGCGTGGCTGTGGTTCCGGACACCCGCGTGCTGGACGGCAGCGGTCCCAGCGTGCCGCTGAGTGGCTGTGTCCCTCTCTGTGGTACTGTGGGAGCTGGGGGTGACGTTACAGGCCCCCATGTCCCTCAGCCTCagcccttcctccatccctgtgTGGCCTGGCCACAGCCACCTCGGGCCATCCCCTCCCACTGCCCTGGCCACAGTCCCAGAGTGTGCTGGCGCCTTTGCTCTGGCCGGTACTGCTGTGGGGAAAGCCCTGCCCCCCCATACTCCGGCCACTCCCCCCACACGCCGGCCACTCCCCCACACGCTGGCCACTCCCCCACACGCCGGCCACTCCCCCACACACGCCGGCCACTCCCCCCCCATACACCGgccactcccccccacacaccggCCACTCCCCCATACACCGGccactccccccacacacaccggccactcccccccacacaccgACCACTCTCCCCACACACCGGCCACTCCCCCACACGCCGGCCACTCCCCCACACGCCGGCCACTCCCCCCACACGCCGGCCACTCCCCCATACACCGGCCACTCCCCCACACACCGGCCACTCCCCCCACACGCCGGCCACTCCCCCATACGCCGGccactcccccacacacaccggccacacccccacacacgccggccacacccccacacacgCCGGCCACTCCCCCACACGCCGGCCACTCCCCCCACACGCCGGCCACTCCCCCATACGCCGGccactcccccacacacaccggccacacccccacacacgccggccacacccccacacacgCCGGCCACTCCCCCACACGCCGGCCACTCCCACCCATACACCGGCCACTCCCCCCACACGCcggcccctccccacacacaccggcccctcccccacacaccggCCACTGCCCCCACACGCCGGCCACTGCCCCCACACGCCGGCCACTCCCCCCCCCACCGGCCACTCCCCCACACTCCGGCCACTCCCCCCACACACCGGccactcccccacacacaccggcCACTCCCCCCACACGCCGGCCACTCCCCCCACACGCCGGCCACTCCCCCACACGCCGGCCACTCCCCCCccaccggcccctcccccacaccccggcCACTCCCCCACACACCGGCCACTCCCCCCACACgccggcccccccccccaccggccaCTCCCCCCACACGCCGgccactcccccccacacaccgACCACTCCCCCCACACGCCGGCCACTCCCCCACACGCCGGCCACTCCCCCCccaccggcccctcccccacaccccggcCACTCCCCCACACACCGGCCACTCCCCCCACACGCCGGccactcccccacacacaccggccactcccccccacacaccgACCACTCCCCCCACACGCCGGCCACTCCCCCACACGCCGGCCACTCCCCCCccaccggcccctcccccacacgcCGGCCACTCCCCCACACACCGGCCACTCCCCCCACACgccggcccccccccccaccggccaCTCCCCCCACACGCCGGCCACTCCCCCACACACTGGCAACCCCCCCACACACCGTCCACTCCCCCACACGCCGGCAACTCCCCCCCACACCGGCCACTCCCAGGCGTGCTCCGTGGTTCTCCCACTGTGCCGTCCCCAGGACCTTGAACAGGGCGCacagcaggggcccagtcacCGTCCGTGAACACATGCAGGCTGAGTGCCTgcgatctgtgtgtgtgtgtgtgtgtggccggggCTGCGTGGGGGGCTCTGACACCGTCTGACGGACACGGGGAGGGCGGCAGGGGCCGGCTCTGGGAGGACCCTGCCCACAGCCAGGCCCCTCTGTGGCCCAGATCTTCCTGTGGCTCGGGGCAGCCGCAGGTGCGCGGAATGCTGCGTTGGTGGCCTGGGGCCGGGAGTACCTGGAGACCCACCCGGCAGGGAGGAGCCTAGCCACGCCCATCCTGCTGGTCAGGCAGGGCCGAGAGCCTCCCACCTTCACCGGCTGGTTCTCCTCTTGGGACCCCTACAAGTGGACGGTGAGTGAGGCCTAGCCCTctttcccccagccccaccctcactCCAGGGGAGGGGGCCCGCCCTGGCTGGGGCCTCCGCCTCAGGCCCCTCCCACGGTGCTCACCCTCCTGCCCCAGGGTAACCAGTCCTCCCAGGAGGTGGTGGAGGCCAGCTCGGGGACAGCACCCGCCCTCTCTGAGGTCACAGCGGTGAGTTCGGCACCCCCCACGTGGCCTCGCCATCCATGATGGGCAGGGCACAGGGCCAGGGCGGGGATGGAGATGGGGGAGGGCTGCCTCTTCCCCATCTTCCCAGCCTGAGGCCCCTCTCCGGACAGGAAGTCTGCAACTTCCAGCTCTCGCGGCCGGCCCAGGGCAGGCCGGGTCCCGTGGCTCCGCAGGCCCCCACGGGCTTCCAGGACAGCTCCGAGAGCCAGCCTGAGCAGGGCCCCAGGGCGGGCGGCAGCAGCTCCCCGGTCAGCGGGGCCCTGCCCCGCGAGAGGCTCATGCACCAGGCCGCTGAGGACCTGCCCGAGGGCGTGGACCCCACCCGCAAGGAGGTGAGTGCCCGAGACCCTGCTGCGCCCCACGCCGAGCTggaggccagggggctccagccgCCGGCCCTGGATTCTGGGCTCAGGCACGGCCCCCCGGCCCCCAGTTTTACCTCTCAGACTCGGACTTCCAAGACCTCTTTGGGAAATCCAAGGAGGAGTTCTACAGCATGGCCCAGTGGAAGCAGCAGCGGGAGAAAAAGCAGCTGGGCTTCTTCTGAGCGCAGGCCCTGCCGCCCGCCCGCACGGCGAAGCCATCCCTGGTCCCCACGCCGCGCCATCAGGGCGGCGTCCCGTCAATAAAAGCTGGGGCCTGTGCCTCGCGCCCTCTCAGTGCTCTCTGCACCGTCCTGCCAGGGTTTGTGTCTGGCTTGCGTCTCTCCAGAACACCCAGGGTGAACATGGGGACGGTGCAACGGGAGGTGCTCTTgggacacacacgcacgcacacatacatgtgtatacatgtgCAGACCGACATGCGTGCAtcatacacacagaagcacacaaaCACGGGCACTGCGTGtacacgtgtgcgtgtgtgcacaaaagtgtacacacacacgcacacacgcacccTCACAGGGAGTTTCTGGTGTGCAGGTAAACAAACCACAAGGCTCAGTCTTAGTGTGATTTTTATAAAAACCTTGACCTAGGGCCGGCTCCAGGGCGAGCGGCCGCGGTGCTGGTGCTAACGGAATCGAGGACAGCTCCAGGGACCCGGCCACCCCTGGCTCCGGACAGCAGCAGCATGGACGACACAGGGGCGCCGTCCGCAGCGGGGGCCTCCAGCTCGGAGCAGCCGCAGCAGCGCTGCCCCCGTGGCGGGCGGAGAGAGACCCCACGGGACCCCCGGGCCTAGTCCTTGAGGGAGATCCTCACAAAGAGGGTGGCCGACGGGTGCTGGTCTCCGGTCTTGGACAGGAGGTGGACGTGGCGGTACCCTGGCGGGCAGGAAGCAGCACTCACCGGGCTGCTCCGCGGCCGCCAGCCAGGCCTCGCCTCCCGGCCCTCGCCCGGGACTCACCCTGCTTGAGGCTGCCGAGGGGGATGGTGCTCTGGCCGATGAAGTCGTTCTTGGAGGAGGCGTCGTAATCCTCCACCAGGAAGCGGACCAGGGCGAGCTCCGGCACCACCACCTCGAACTCGAACTCCGTGTCCCACCGCGGGTTGAagcctacggcaccggcaccgCGTCAGCGGGGAGGGCGCGGGCTCCGGGAGCCAGGCTCGGCAGGGACCCTGCACGTACCGTTGTTGGTGACGACCGCGGTCTGGCGGCTGGCCACGTCCTGGCTCACGCCGTGGATCTCCACCGTCACCTTGGGGTCCACGATGGAATTCTTACTCTTGTTGACTTTCGGGAGCTGCTGGCCGGAGATGACCTAGGAAGAGCAGGGGACAGCTGGGGCTCGGGCgtggcggcggggggcggggaggcaggccgcgggcaccagcccctcctgcacCCGGCCATACCCTGACGCTGAGCCGCTTCCGAGCCCACcagggcccctgggccagggcacGGGCGTTGAACGTGGTGTTGGGGTCTCTCAGGAAGGCTGGCTTCAGCACATAGCCGCAGGCCCCGTTGTCCAGGAAGCGGCCCTGGTACACGTCCATCTCTGGCCCCGGCGTCTGGAAGTTCAGGGCCACTGGAGGCAGGATAGAGCAGCCACAGGCTGTGGGTCAGCCGCAGGCTGCTCGGGGCACGCTGGGGCCGGGGTCACACGGCGAGCTGGAAGCAGGTGCAACCCCCCCTGCCCCACGGCACCGACCACACGCCTGTGCCTGGTGCCAGAATCCCCCGCGGGATGCCA
Above is a genomic segment from Lepus europaeus isolate LE1 chromosome 2, mLepTim1.pri, whole genome shotgun sequence containing:
- the VILL gene encoding villin-like protein isoform X1 yields the protein MDHSKDLPAIERNRELHIWILENQKMLPVPEQAYGNFFEQHCYIVLHVPQSPKAQQGAPSDLHYWIGKEATLEAQGAAAASVQRLQEALESPCVQHREAQGHESARFCSYFRPGVVYRKGALPSDHRHVQTNTYDIQRLLHVRGTKHVSATEVELSWNSFNKGAVFLLDLGKVMIQWNGPKTSASEKSRALALTRSLRDRERGGRAQIGVVENEAEAGDLMQIMEAVLGRRPGSLHAGVPTKSTARPHEAAVRLSRVYEKGEDLVIQEVATQPLTQDLLQEEACYILDQAGSKIFVWQGRRCSLPEKRAAFSRAVGFIRAKGYPLYTNVEVLHDGAESAAFQQLFRTWSRAPGGPRRPEGRGTGVQVKLDAGRLHSQPELAAQLRMVDDASGKVEVWCLRDSRRQPVDPKHHGRLCAGNCYLILYTYERLGVVHYILYLWQGHQATAADIRALTHNAEELELVYQGALVQVHVTMGSEPPHFLAMFRGRLVIFQGSAGHGGKEQPAPTPRLFHVQGTEPHNTRTMEVPARASALSSSDVFLLLTATACYLWFGKGCSGDQREMARTVATVISQKSEEVTVEGQEPPHFWEALGGRAPYPSNKRLPEAASGFQPRLFECRSPTGRLVLSEVASFSQEDLDEHDVLLLDTWQEIFLWLGAAAGARNAALVAWGREYLETHPAGRSLATPILLVRQGREPPTFTGWFSSWDPYKWTGNQSSQEVVEASSGTAPALSEVTAEVCNFQLSRPAQGRPGPVAPQAPTGFQDSSESQPEQGPRAGGSSSPVSGALPRERLMHQAAEDLPEGVDPTRKEFYLSDSDFQDLFGKSKEEFYSMAQWKQQREKKQLGFF
- the VILL gene encoding villin-like protein isoform X2, whose protein sequence is MDHSKDLPAIERNRELHIWILENQKMLPVPEQAYGNFFEQHCYIVLHSPKAQQGAPSDLHYWIGKEATLEAQGAAAASVQRLQEALESPCVQHREAQGHESARFCSYFRPGVVYRKGALPSDHRHVQTNTYDIQRLLHVRGTKHVSATEVELSWNSFNKGAVFLLDLGKVMIQWNGPKTSASEKSRALALTRSLRDRERGGRAQIGVVENEAEAGDLMQIMEAVLGRRPGSLHAGVPTKSTARPHEAAVRLSRVYEKGEDLVIQEVATQPLTQDLLQEEACYILDQAGSKIFVWQGRRCSLPEKRAAFSRAVGFIRAKGYPLYTNVEVLHDGAESAAFQQLFRTWSRAPGGPRRPEGRGTGVQVKLDAGRLHSQPELAAQLRMVDDASGKVEVWCLRDSRRQPVDPKHHGRLCAGNCYLILYTYERLGVVHYILYLWQGHQATAADIRALTHNAEELELVYQGALVQVHVTMGSEPPHFLAMFRGRLVIFQGSAGHGGKEQPAPTPRLFHVQGTEPHNTRTMEVPARASALSSSDVFLLLTATACYLWFGKGCSGDQREMARTVATVISQKSEEVTVEGQEPPHFWEALGGRAPYPSNKRLPEAASGFQPRLFECRSPTGRLVLSEVASFSQEDLDEHDVLLLDTWQEIFLWLGAAAGARNAALVAWGREYLETHPAGRSLATPILLVRQGREPPTFTGWFSSWDPYKWTGNQSSQEVVEASSGTAPALSEVTAEVCNFQLSRPAQGRPGPVAPQAPTGFQDSSESQPEQGPRAGGSSSPVSGALPRERLMHQAAEDLPEGVDPTRKEFYLSDSDFQDLFGKSKEEFYSMAQWKQQREKKQLGFF